From the genome of Hydrogenophilus thermoluteolus, one region includes:
- a CDS encoding MFS transporter encodes MSTARFPFWPLAGYQFFYFAFIGIFSPYFPLYLDAVGWGAGAIAALMVVMQAARIVAPTLWSLWAGNRYERMRQVVRWAPLAAVGGFSLFYFSHDVQAALVAVGIVAFFWSGALPLVEALTLAHLGRAVRRYPLIRLWGSVGFIVAVVGVGVWLEIMPLPTVRDWILLVLVLLTLLGWTLPLPSDPPASTTLQHANWRWWRAPAVRWFLGAVCLMSVAHGALYTFFSLHLTLIGYSKVTIGILWALGVIAEIGLFLILPRLTQQWGVAWPFVVTFAVATLRFLLIGWLAESLVWVVVAQLMHAVTFALYHGCAVQLVNGWFGARAPALGQALYSSLSFGLGGMIGSALAGIVWTHGGPGWTFTASSVAALGGFVAAWRSVRTATPFVRANGPME; translated from the coding sequence ATGAGTACCGCGCGTTTCCCCTTCTGGCCGCTTGCGGGGTATCAGTTTTTCTATTTTGCGTTCATCGGTATCTTTTCTCCCTACTTTCCGCTCTACCTCGACGCGGTGGGGTGGGGCGCCGGGGCGATCGCGGCATTGATGGTCGTGATGCAAGCGGCGCGTATCGTCGCGCCAACGCTCTGGTCGCTCTGGGCTGGAAATCGTTACGAACGCATGCGCCAAGTGGTGCGCTGGGCGCCTCTTGCCGCGGTCGGCGGCTTTTCGCTCTTTTACTTTTCCCATGACGTACAGGCAGCGCTCGTTGCGGTTGGGATCGTCGCGTTTTTCTGGAGTGGGGCGCTTCCGCTTGTCGAAGCGTTGACGTTGGCCCATCTGGGCCGGGCGGTGCGGCGCTATCCATTGATCCGGCTCTGGGGGTCGGTGGGGTTCATCGTGGCCGTGGTGGGTGTGGGGGTGTGGCTCGAAATCATGCCGTTGCCCACGGTTCGTGACTGGATTCTGCTGGTCCTGGTGTTGCTCACCCTCTTGGGGTGGACACTGCCGCTACCATCGGATCCTCCTGCGTCAACCACGCTGCAGCACGCAAACTGGCGGTGGTGGCGCGCGCCGGCGGTGCGCTGGTTTTTGGGCGCGGTCTGCCTGATGTCGGTAGCGCACGGGGCGCTCTACACTTTTTTTTCGTTGCACCTTACGCTCATCGGCTATAGCAAGGTCACGATCGGGATCTTGTGGGCGTTGGGGGTGATTGCCGAAATCGGCCTTTTTTTGATTCTGCCCCGTCTGACCCAGCAATGGGGCGTTGCCTGGCCGTTTGTCGTAACGTTCGCCGTGGCCACGCTGCGCTTCCTGCTCATCGGTTGGTTGGCGGAGTCGCTCGTCTGGGTGGTGGTCGCCCAGCTCATGCACGCGGTCACCTTTGCGCTCTACCACGGTTGCGCCGTGCAACTCGTCAACGGTTGGTTTGGGGCACGGGCACCGGCGTTGGGGCAGGCCCTTTACAGCAGCCTCTCTTTTGGTTTGGGGGGGATGATCGGCTCGGCGTTGGCTGGCATTGTCTGGACACACGGTGGCCCTGGGTGGACGTTTACCGCGTCGAGCGTCGCGGCGCTGGGGGGTTTTGTCGCCGCGTGGCGGAGCGTGCGCACCGCGACACCATTTGTCAGAGCAAACGGTCCTATGGAATAA
- the aroC gene encoding chorismate synthase, with the protein MSGNTFGQFFRVTTFGESHGPALGCVIDGCPPGLPIDEAEIQRELDRRKPGTSRFVTQRREPDRVEILSGVFEGVSTGTPIALLIRNEDQRSKDYGKIAATFRPGHADYPYLMKYGIRDHRGGGRASARETAARVAAGAIAKKWLHAHYGIVIRAFLAQMGPIAIPFVSWDEVDRNPFFAPNAEIVPELETYLDEVRRAGDSVGGKVTVIASHVPVGLGEPVFGKLDAEIAYAMMGINAVKGVEIGDGMAVAAQHGSEHGDEITPEGFVSDHAGGMLGGISTGQPIIVHLAIKPTSSIRIAKRSITITGEPTEVVTTGRHDPCVALRAAPIAEAMLALVLIDQALRHRAQCGDVTPPLRPVPGVAPQGQLPFPLPPEAP; encoded by the coding sequence ATGAGCGGTAACACCTTTGGGCAGTTTTTTCGGGTGACGACTTTTGGCGAGTCGCATGGACCGGCGCTCGGGTGCGTGATCGATGGGTGCCCGCCAGGACTTCCGATCGACGAAGCGGAGATTCAGCGGGAGTTGGATCGGCGCAAACCGGGAACGAGCCGATTCGTGACGCAGCGGCGCGAGCCGGACCGCGTCGAGATCCTCTCCGGCGTCTTCGAAGGGGTGAGCACAGGTACGCCCATTGCGCTCCTCATTCGCAACGAAGATCAGCGCTCGAAAGACTACGGCAAGATCGCAGCAACCTTCCGCCCTGGTCATGCCGACTACCCCTATCTGATGAAATATGGGATTCGCGACCATCGAGGGGGCGGACGCGCTTCGGCACGCGAAACCGCGGCGCGCGTTGCGGCCGGGGCGATCGCGAAGAAGTGGTTGCACGCCCATTACGGGATCGTGATTCGTGCGTTCTTGGCGCAGATGGGGCCGATTGCGATTCCGTTCGTTTCGTGGGACGAGGTCGACCGCAATCCATTTTTTGCGCCCAACGCGGAAATCGTTCCCGAACTTGAAACCTATCTTGATGAAGTCCGTCGTGCGGGCGATTCGGTCGGCGGCAAAGTGACGGTCATCGCTAGCCACGTGCCAGTGGGGTTGGGGGAACCGGTCTTTGGCAAGCTCGACGCGGAAATCGCCTACGCGATGATGGGCATCAACGCGGTCAAAGGGGTCGAGATCGGTGACGGAATGGCGGTTGCCGCACAGCACGGTAGCGAACATGGCGACGAAATCACGCCGGAAGGTTTTGTGAGCGACCACGCCGGGGGGATGCTCGGCGGAATCAGCACCGGGCAACCGATCATCGTCCATCTGGCGATCAAGCCCACTTCGAGTATTCGCATTGCGAAGCGATCGATCACCATCACAGGCGAGCCCACCGAAGTGGTGACCACTGGCCGCCACGACCCGTGCGTCGCGCTTCGGGCGGCACCGATCGCCGAAGCGATGCTTGCGCTGGTATTGATCGACCAGGCGTTGCGTCACCGGGCGCAATGTGGCGATGTGACGCCCCCCCTTCGCCCGGTTCCTGGGGTTGCACCGCAGGGTCAGTTGCCGTTTCCGCTTCCTCCTGAAGCGCCGTAG
- the ilvN gene encoding acetolactate synthase small subunit, translating into MIEQVAEPLPTSGFEKTVLELEVNNHPGVMSHIVGLFARRAFNVEGILCMPLPDGTVSRIWLLVFADQRLEQLIKQLEKLVDVRSVRQHGADHDVFVQAERFFR; encoded by the coding sequence ATGATCGAACAGGTAGCAGAGCCGCTGCCGACGAGCGGTTTCGAGAAAACGGTTTTGGAGCTCGAAGTAAATAACCATCCGGGAGTGATGAGCCATATCGTCGGGCTCTTTGCACGACGGGCGTTCAACGTCGAAGGGATTTTGTGTATGCCGTTGCCTGACGGGACGGTGAGTCGCATTTGGCTCCTGGTCTTTGCCGACCAGCGGCTGGAACAGCTCATCAAACAGCTGGAAAAATTGGTCGACGTCCGTTCGGTCCGCCAGCATGGGGCGGACCACGACGTCTTTGTTCAGGCAGAGCGCTTCTTCCGCTGA
- the leuD gene encoding 3-isopropylmalate dehydratase small subunit — protein MQPFTVHEGIVAPLDRANVDTDAIIPKQFLKSVRRSGFGPYLFDQWRYLDRGEPGMDCSQRPKNPDFVLNQPRYAGATILLARENFGCGSSREHAPWALVDYGFRAIIAPSFADIFYNNSFKNGLLLITLPADTVDQLFAECVATPGYRLKIDLAQQTVTKPDGSQLRFSIDPFRKECLLNGWDEIGLTLRHADEIRAFEAQYRERYPFYFVKG, from the coding sequence ATGCAACCTTTTACCGTTCATGAAGGAATCGTCGCGCCGCTGGATCGCGCAAACGTCGATACCGATGCGATCATACCGAAGCAGTTTCTGAAATCCGTGCGCCGCAGCGGTTTTGGTCCCTACCTCTTCGACCAATGGCGCTATTTGGACCGTGGCGAACCCGGGATGGACTGCAGTCAGCGGCCCAAAAATCCCGATTTCGTCCTCAATCAGCCCCGGTATGCCGGAGCCACCATTCTGCTCGCGCGGGAAAATTTCGGTTGTGGCAGTTCCCGCGAGCATGCGCCGTGGGCGCTGGTCGATTACGGCTTTCGCGCGATCATTGCGCCGAGCTTTGCCGATATCTTCTATAACAACAGTTTCAAGAACGGTCTGTTGCTCATCACCTTGCCTGCGGATACGGTCGACCAACTCTTTGCCGAGTGCGTGGCAACCCCGGGCTATCGCTTGAAGATCGACCTTGCGCAGCAGACAGTCACCAAACCGGATGGTTCGCAATTGCGTTTCTCGATCGACCCATTCCGCAAGGAGTGTCTACTGAACGGGTGGGATGAGATCGGTCTGACCCTCAGGCATGCCGACGAAATTCGTGCGTTCGAAGCACAGTACCGTGAACGCTACCCCTTCTATTTCGTGAAAGGATGA
- a CDS encoding entericidin A/B family lipoprotein, with amino-acid sequence MRATLLFLLVSTFLMGCNTVQGVGKDLEKVGEVIQQKAK; translated from the coding sequence ATGCGTGCAACTCTGCTCTTTTTGCTTGTCTCGACATTCTTGATGGGCTGCAACACGGTGCAGGGAGTGGGTAAAGATCTCGAAAAAGTGGGCGAGGTCATTCAACAAAAGGCTAAGTAA
- the leuC gene encoding 3-isopropylmalate dehydratase large subunit, with the protein MAGKTLYDKLWDAHLVRQDPDGTALIYIDRHLVHEVTSPQAFEGLRLAGRKPWRIDSVVATADHNVPTDPQEAEIKDPVSREQVVTLDANIRAFGALAYFPYRDTRQGIVHVIGPETGAVLPGMTVVCGDSHTSTHGAFACLAHGIGTSEVEHVLATQCLVAKKSKNMRIWVDGALPEGVTAKDLILAIIGKIGTAGGTGHAIEFAGPAVAALSMEGRMTVCNMAIEAGARVGMVAADDKTIDYFADKPFAPKGALWEQAVAYWRTLTSDDDAHFDQEIHLDGRTLVPMVTWGTNPEQVTTIDGVVPDPESFSDPVKCAAAKRALEYMGLTPGTKITEISVDQVFIGSCTNSRIEDLREAARVVQKLGRGKAENVKRVLVVPGSGQVKAQAEAEGLDRIFRAAGFEWRAPGCSMCLGMNPDQLRPGERCASTSNRNFEGRQGPGGRTHLVSPAMAAAAAIFGHFVDVRSL; encoded by the coding sequence ATGGCAGGCAAAACGCTTTACGACAAACTCTGGGACGCCCATCTCGTTCGGCAAGATCCGGACGGAACGGCGCTCATCTACATCGATCGGCATCTGGTTCACGAGGTGACCAGCCCGCAGGCGTTCGAAGGGCTGCGCTTGGCGGGGCGAAAACCGTGGCGAATCGATTCGGTCGTTGCCACCGCTGACCACAACGTGCCGACGGATCCGCAAGAGGCTGAAATCAAAGACCCGGTCTCGCGTGAACAGGTGGTGACGCTCGACGCCAATATCCGCGCGTTCGGGGCACTGGCCTATTTTCCCTATCGCGACACCCGACAGGGGATCGTCCATGTGATCGGACCGGAAACTGGAGCGGTCCTACCCGGGATGACTGTGGTTTGTGGCGATTCCCATACCTCGACGCACGGGGCGTTTGCCTGCTTGGCGCACGGTATCGGCACGTCGGAAGTCGAGCATGTCCTGGCCACGCAGTGTCTGGTCGCGAAAAAATCGAAGAATATGCGCATCTGGGTCGATGGTGCGCTTCCGGAAGGCGTCACGGCGAAGGACCTGATTCTGGCGATCATCGGCAAGATCGGTACCGCAGGCGGAACAGGGCACGCGATCGAATTTGCGGGGCCTGCCGTTGCTGCACTCTCGATGGAAGGGCGGATGACCGTCTGCAACATGGCGATCGAAGCCGGTGCCCGTGTGGGGATGGTCGCGGCGGACGACAAAACCATCGACTATTTTGCCGACAAACCCTTTGCGCCGAAAGGAGCGTTGTGGGAACAAGCGGTCGCTTATTGGCGGACGCTTACGAGCGACGACGACGCCCATTTCGATCAGGAAATTCATCTCGATGGGAGAACGCTGGTACCGATGGTCACGTGGGGCACCAACCCGGAACAGGTGACGACGATAGACGGCGTCGTTCCGGACCCTGAATCGTTTTCCGATCCGGTGAAGTGCGCTGCGGCGAAACGGGCGCTCGAATACATGGGGCTCACGCCCGGAACGAAGATCACCGAAATTTCCGTCGATCAGGTATTCATCGGGTCGTGTACCAATTCCCGCATCGAAGATCTGCGCGAAGCGGCACGCGTGGTTCAGAAATTGGGCCGCGGTAAAGCGGAAAACGTCAAACGCGTGCTCGTCGTGCCTGGGTCTGGGCAGGTGAAAGCCCAAGCCGAAGCCGAAGGCCTCGATCGGATCTTTCGTGCAGCTGGTTTCGAGTGGCGTGCGCCGGGCTGTTCGATGTGTCTGGGAATGAATCCCGATCAGTTACGACCTGGTGAGCGCTGCGCCTCGACCTCGAACCGCAATTTCGAAGGGCGTCAAGGGCCGGGCGGCCGTACGCATCTGGTGAGCCCCGCGATGGCGGCTGCCGCGGCGATTTTCGGCCATTTCGTCGATGTTCGGAGCCTGTGA
- the ilvB gene encoding acetolactate synthase large subunit, producing the protein METMTGAELMVRLLERQGITQLTGIPGGAILPFYDALAQRGTIEHILARHEQGAGFIAQGMARVTGRAAVCVASSGPGATNLLTAIADAHLDSIPLVAITGQVPLAMVGTDAFQEVDVYGMSIPITKHNFLVRSAAELLEVIPQAFRLAQSGRPGPVLVDVPKDIQNQKVSFEHWPHPGAREPGPEIPMEAIEQAATLINEAERPVLYLGGGVVASEAASLAVALAEQASMPTVMTLMGLGAMPVDHPLSLGMLGMHGARYANFAVQESDLLVVVGARLDDRAVGKASAFAPNAKIVHVDIDRAEFGKIKTPYLAVHADVKAALAALLPRVRPQMRKRWLSHVAALKARYPLAMPGRDDVRQHYGLIAAVAEALDDSAVVVTDVGQHQMWAAQAYPLRRPRQWLTSGGLGTMGFGLPAAIGAALAEPQRTVVLFTGDGSIKMNIQELATLAELQANVKIVLMDNRSLGLVYQQQNLFYGKRVIASRYGHGVDFVTVARGFGVPAFDLDGVADPKAALAEALTTPGPVFIRCPIDAEAFVYPMVPPGAANTEMIEA; encoded by the coding sequence ATGGAGACGATGACCGGGGCCGAATTGATGGTGCGGCTCTTGGAACGGCAGGGGATCACCCAACTCACAGGCATTCCCGGCGGGGCGATCCTTCCCTTTTACGACGCATTGGCGCAACGAGGGACGATCGAACACATCCTGGCGCGTCATGAGCAAGGGGCAGGTTTCATCGCGCAAGGCATGGCGCGGGTGACGGGGCGAGCGGCGGTGTGCGTCGCATCGAGCGGTCCAGGCGCCACCAACCTGCTCACCGCGATTGCCGATGCGCACCTCGATTCGATTCCGCTCGTCGCGATCACCGGTCAGGTGCCTCTGGCGATGGTGGGTACCGACGCGTTTCAGGAGGTCGACGTCTATGGCATGTCGATCCCGATCACCAAGCACAATTTTTTGGTGCGCTCGGCCGCCGAACTGTTGGAGGTGATTCCGCAAGCGTTTCGTCTGGCGCAAAGCGGTCGGCCCGGTCCGGTACTCGTCGATGTTCCGAAAGACATCCAGAATCAGAAAGTGAGTTTTGAGCACTGGCCGCATCCAGGAGCGCGCGAACCAGGCCCAGAAATCCCCATGGAAGCGATCGAACAAGCGGCCACGTTGATCAACGAAGCGGAGCGACCGGTGCTCTATCTTGGCGGGGGGGTTGTTGCAAGCGAAGCTGCGTCGCTTGCGGTGGCACTTGCCGAACAGGCATCGATGCCCACCGTGATGACGCTGATGGGGCTGGGCGCGATGCCGGTCGACCATCCGCTCTCATTGGGGATGCTCGGCATGCACGGCGCGCGCTACGCCAATTTCGCGGTGCAAGAAAGCGACCTCTTGGTAGTGGTGGGCGCGCGTCTCGACGACCGAGCGGTTGGCAAGGCCAGCGCGTTCGCTCCAAACGCCAAGATCGTTCACGTCGATATCGACCGCGCCGAATTCGGCAAGATCAAAACGCCGTACCTTGCGGTTCATGCCGACGTGAAAGCGGCGCTTGCGGCGCTGTTGCCACGCGTGCGGCCGCAGATGCGCAAGCGGTGGCTTTCGCACGTCGCAGCGCTCAAGGCGCGTTATCCGCTCGCGATGCCCGGGCGAGACGACGTGCGCCAGCACTACGGTCTCATCGCGGCAGTTGCCGAAGCGCTCGACGATTCAGCGGTGGTGGTGACCGACGTGGGCCAACACCAGATGTGGGCCGCGCAGGCCTATCCGTTGCGGCGACCGCGGCAATGGCTCACCTCGGGCGGATTGGGGACGATGGGGTTTGGTTTGCCCGCTGCGATCGGCGCAGCGCTTGCCGAACCGCAGCGGACCGTGGTGCTGTTTACGGGCGACGGCAGTATCAAAATGAACATCCAAGAGTTGGCAACCCTTGCCGAGCTGCAAGCCAACGTCAAGATCGTCTTGATGGACAACCGCTCTTTGGGACTTGTCTATCAGCAACAAAACCTCTTCTACGGCAAACGGGTAATTGCGTCCCGCTATGGTCATGGGGTCGATTTCGTCACCGTGGCGCGGGGGTTTGGCGTTCCCGCGTTCGATCTCGATGGCGTGGCGGACCCGAAAGCAGCACTTGCCGAGGCGCTGACCACACCCGGCCCGGTCTTCATCCGTTGTCCGATCGATGCCGAAGCGTTCGTCTATCCCATGGTGCCTCCCGGGGCAGCGAACACCGAAATGATCGAGGCGTAA